Proteins encoded together in one Anaerotignum propionicum DSM 1682 window:
- a CDS encoding HlyD family efflux transporter periplasmic adaptor subunit — translation MRTKVSPKREAPKTRKRTRRLRVSRVLPMFVFGVIAIYLFGQMLAMSAKRSEINMETVDYGGLDTPARYTGLIVRDEYVVQSNRAGQPFYQFSEGEYISRNAVVCTVKDTNSTEEIESKLEKLDKNILKNQKSRSDLSAFSEDISRIEENIQRVIISYAGKSMKSDASFLYNMKDQVQSFMTQRNEIWLTENVDSLSKLTQEKSQYEQQLAQNMSAMRAEQSGILALSYDGLEKTLTSKTLDGITKKQIGESKTKYISKAKAVSKEDPLFKIVTSNQWYMVAYLPNSATVNWAKGDGKILNLLLDDEVIPVNAKIESTEVGEKETKVVFSTYEQMDRFINRRVLEFYLAGAIVEGLKVPNDAIVEKSLISIPKDCMQESMGNTGVLLVNGSNAKFIAISVISYDDTNVYIDQNGELKLGDVILQGTGEKATHYTVSGLSPRTGVYVANSSMAKFVTIDILEQNQEYAIIRSGTTYGLQAYDLIVSDAKNIKEGQNLY, via the coding sequence GTGAGAACGAAAGTTTCACCTAAAAGAGAAGCACCAAAAACCAGAAAAAGAACACGACGTCTTCGAGTAAGTCGGGTTTTGCCCATGTTTGTGTTCGGGGTAATTGCGATTTATCTTTTTGGACAAATGTTGGCCATGTCTGCCAAAAGATCAGAGATAAATATGGAGACTGTTGATTATGGGGGGCTTGATACTCCGGCACGTTATACAGGGCTGATTGTGAGGGACGAATACGTTGTTCAAAGCAATCGGGCCGGACAGCCTTTTTATCAGTTTTCCGAGGGGGAATATATTTCAAGGAATGCTGTGGTTTGTACGGTAAAGGATACAAATTCTACAGAAGAAATAGAAAGTAAATTGGAAAAGCTTGATAAAAATATTTTGAAAAACCAGAAAAGTCGTTCTGATTTATCGGCTTTTTCAGAAGATATTTCCAGAATTGAAGAAAACATACAGCGAGTGATTATCTCCTATGCGGGAAAATCGATGAAATCCGACGCAAGCTTTCTTTACAATATGAAGGATCAAGTACAATCCTTTATGACACAACGAAATGAAATTTGGCTGACAGAAAATGTTGATAGTTTATCTAAACTGACGCAGGAAAAATCACAATATGAGCAGCAATTGGCTCAGAATATGAGTGCTATGCGTGCGGAGCAAAGCGGTATTTTAGCCCTAAGCTATGATGGCTTGGAGAAAACCCTTACCTCAAAAACCTTGGACGGGATTACAAAAAAACAGATTGGAGAAAGTAAAACCAAATATATTTCAAAAGCAAAAGCTGTTTCTAAGGAAGACCCCTTGTTTAAAATTGTGACAAGCAATCAGTGGTATATGGTTGCTTATCTGCCAAATTCGGCAACTGTAAATTGGGCAAAGGGGGACGGAAAGATACTGAATTTGCTTTTGGATGATGAGGTGATTCCGGTTAATGCCAAAATTGAATCCACTGAAGTGGGGGAAAAAGAAACAAAGGTGGTTTTTTCGACTTATGAGCAGATGGATCGCTTCATCAACAGAAGGGTTTTAGAGTTTTATTTGGCAGGGGCAATTGTGGAAGGACTTAAGGTGCCTAATGATGCTATCGTTGAGAAATCACTCATTAGTATACCGAAGGATTGTATGCAGGAAAGCATGGGAAATACAGGGGTGCTTCTGGTAAATGGCAGCAATGCTAAATTTATAGCTATTTCTGTAATTTCTTATGATGATACAAACGTTTATATCGATCAAAATGGTGAGCTCAAACTAGGTGATGTTATTTTGCAGGGAACAGGTGAGAAGGCAACACATTATACGGTTTCCGGCTTATCTCCACGAACCGGTGTTTATGTTGCAAACAGTTCCATGGCAAAATTTGTGACCATAGATATTTTAGAACAAAATCAAGAATATGCAATCATTCGCTCAGGAACCACCTATGGTTTGCAGGCCTATGATTTGATTGTATCCGATGCAAAAAATATTAAAGAGGGTCAAAACCTTTATTAA
- a CDS encoding DivIVA domain-containing protein, translated as MITPNDIATKDFKKVAVGYSPEEVDTFLDDLYEDYERLYAETKKEKVQVEEASSQTEQITNLQKTLERTLTLAEAAAEETKAAAKAESEAIIQNAKLQAEEILQSARTKTYELEQEMAALQNRYELMRTRVKLLLYAEIELLDKNEILAEKDEVRKASE; from the coding sequence GTGATTACACCGAATGACATTGCTACCAAGGATTTTAAAAAGGTTGCCGTTGGGTATTCTCCGGAAGAGGTAGACACCTTTTTGGATGACCTTTATGAGGATTATGAAAGGCTTTATGCCGAAACAAAAAAAGAAAAGGTTCAGGTAGAAGAAGCATCTTCCCAAACTGAGCAAATTACTAATTTACAAAAAACCTTGGAACGCACCTTAACCTTAGCAGAAGCCGCAGCAGAGGAAACAAAGGCGGCAGCAAAGGCAGAGAGTGAAGCAATAATACAAAACGCAAAGCTTCAGGCAGAGGAAATTTTACAAAGTGCAAGAACAAAAACCTACGAATTGGAGCAGGAAATGGCTGCTTTGCAAAATCGTTATGAATTAATGCGAACCAGAGTGAAACTTTTATTATATGCCGAAATTGAATTGCTGGATAAAAACGAAATCCTTGCAGAAAAGGATGAAGTGAGAAAAGCAAGTGAATAA
- a CDS encoding RNA-binding protein — translation MNKQQMMKGIQDQEERVLFANALDQVAFSLKRHEVQFTDFMDRAKCERFLERLKSVGKIDMLSFGGVEDAERMMLGFSFGEGILSHEIFPITVIKIAPKSKKFGQKDLSHRDYLGSILGLGIERGKIGDILVSEDGGICFAEAEMAEYIQTNLDKVSKTPVTVTKIDKAEVLSPKRTEIRRITVASLRLDAILADALHLSRGKAQTLITGEKVNVNWSAVTNTSYILKTGDMVSARGFGRFRVGEVGGRTKKDRIGLELEVYV, via the coding sequence GTGAATAAGCAGCAGATGATGAAAGGCATTCAAGATCAAGAAGAGCGTGTGCTTTTTGCCAATGCATTGGATCAAGTGGCATTTTCTTTAAAGCGCCATGAGGTGCAGTTTACTGATTTTATGGATAGAGCAAAATGTGAGCGGTTTTTGGAACGGTTGAAAAGCGTTGGAAAGATTGACATGCTTTCCTTTGGCGGGGTGGAAGATGCGGAGCGGATGATGCTTGGCTTTTCATTCGGCGAGGGTATTCTTTCCCACGAAATTTTTCCGATTACAGTTATAAAAATTGCCCCAAAAAGTAAAAAGTTTGGGCAAAAGGATTTAAGTCATCGTGATTATCTCGGTTCCATTCTTGGACTAGGGATTGAGAGAGGTAAAATTGGAGATATTTTGGTCTCTGAGGATGGTGGGATATGTTTTGCTGAGGCAGAAATGGCGGAATATATACAGACCAATTTGGACAAGGTTTCAAAAACACCGGTAACGGTAACTAAGATAGATAAAGCTGAGGTTTTGTCACCAAAGCGTACGGAAATCCGCCGTATTACTGTGGCATCTTTGCGGCTGGATGCAATATTAGCAGATGCTTTGCATCTCTCAAGGGGAAAGGCGCAGACCTTAATTACAGGAGAAAAGGTAAATGTAAATTGGTCTGCTGTGACAAATACATCTTACATATTAAAAACAGGAGATATGGTTTCTGCCCGAGGATTCGGCCGCTTCCGCGTAGGGGAAGTGGGTGGAAGAACGAAAAAAGACAGAATCGGTCTGGAATTAGAAGTGTACGTTTAG
- a CDS encoding YggT family protein: MENLQFLLMKAVDMFFYVMELLIFGRIILSWLPMGFHNPIGAFLYNMTEPILGPCRKMLDKSPLGGGMMLDFSPIIALILMMLVKQLILSLITML; the protein is encoded by the coding sequence TTGGAAAATTTACAATTTTTACTAATGAAAGCCGTTGACATGTTTTTTTATGTAATGGAGCTTTTAATATTTGGGCGCATTATTCTTTCTTGGCTGCCCATGGGGTTTCACAATCCAATTGGAGCGTTTCTTTACAACATGACAGAACCGATATTGGGGCCATGTCGCAAAATGCTGGATAAATCCCCCCTTGGTGGTGGAATGATGTTGGATTTTTCCCCTATCATTGCTTTGATATTAATGATGCTTGTAAAGCAGTTGATTTTAAGCTTGATAACCATGCTGTAA
- a CDS encoding RluA family pseudouridine synthase — MDYFTFGAEPEDVGSRIDVFIAENIEELSRSGVQRLIEEGLIKLNGSPVKANYKLREKDIIDVEVPEAKTVEILPENIPLDILYEDKDVIIVNKPQGMVVHPAPGHTSGTLVNALMYHCGDELSGINGEKRPGIVHRIDKDTSGVLMIAKNDVAHQSLAEQLAEHSITRKYNAIVFNGFQEDEGTVDQPIGRNPLDRKKMAVTQKHSRRAVTHYRVLERMGNFTFIEAQLETGRTHQIRVHLTFIGHPLLGDTVYGPKKQPFHLEGQALHARVLGFVHPTTGQYMEFEAPLPENYEKLLMRLKG, encoded by the coding sequence ATGGATTATTTTACATTTGGGGCAGAGCCAGAGGACGTAGGCAGTCGCATAGATGTTTTTATTGCAGAAAATATTGAGGAGCTTTCTCGAAGCGGTGTGCAAAGGCTGATTGAAGAAGGTCTTATCAAGTTAAATGGTTCCCCAGTAAAGGCGAATTATAAGCTGCGGGAAAAGGATATTATTGACGTTGAGGTTCCTGAGGCGAAAACAGTGGAAATTTTGCCTGAAAACATACCATTGGATATTTTGTATGAAGATAAGGATGTAATCATTGTAAATAAACCCCAAGGAATGGTGGTTCATCCAGCGCCAGGTCATACCTCAGGTACCCTGGTGAATGCTCTAATGTATCACTGTGGGGATGAGCTTTCGGGGATTAATGGGGAGAAGCGCCCGGGGATTGTTCATCGTATTGATAAGGATACCTCCGGAGTTTTGATGATTGCAAAAAATGATGTGGCGCACCAATCCTTGGCGGAGCAATTAGCGGAGCATAGCATTACTAGAAAATATAATGCAATTGTGTTTAATGGCTTCCAAGAAGATGAAGGCACAGTGGATCAGCCCATTGGCAGAAACCCCTTAGACCGAAAAAAAATGGCGGTGACACAAAAGCATAGCCGCAGGGCAGTTACCCACTATCGGGTGCTGGAACGAATGGGAAATTTCACGTTTATCGAAGCTCAGCTGGAAACTGGGAGAACCCATCAAATTCGTGTTCATTTGACCTTTATTGGTCATCCTCTTTTGGGAGATACGGTATATGGACCCAAAAAACAACCGTTCCATTTGGAGGGACAAGCTTTACATGCCCGTGTTTTGGGCTTTGTGCATCCAACAACTGGGCAGTATATGGAATTTGAAGCACCTTTGCCTGAGAATTATGAAAAACTGCTTATGCGCTTAAAAGGTTAA
- a CDS encoding YggS family pyridoxal phosphate-dependent enzyme — protein MSYIADNIKEVEAKIAAAAQRSGRKREDILLLAVSKTQTVETIQQAVACGLTSLGENKVQEIMDKYEPMGNGVHWHLIGHLQTNKVKYIIDKVDMIHSVESLKLAEEIEKRAASKGIVMDILVEVNMADEESKFGITPDNTLEFVKILAKMEHLRVRGLMTVAPFVENQEDNREYFRKMRQLQVDINAKKIDNIKMDVLSMGMTGDYEVAIEEGATIVRVGTGIFGARDYSNKEK, from the coding sequence ATGAGTTATATTGCAGATAATATCAAAGAGGTAGAAGCAAAGATAGCGGCTGCTGCCCAAAGAAGTGGCAGAAAGCGGGAGGATATCCTTCTGTTGGCAGTGAGCAAAACGCAGACTGTGGAAACCATTCAGCAGGCAGTGGCCTGTGGTTTGACCTCTCTTGGCGAAAATAAAGTTCAGGAGATTATGGACAAGTACGAGCCTATGGGTAACGGGGTTCATTGGCATTTAATTGGACATTTACAGACAAATAAGGTAAAATACATCATTGATAAAGTAGACATGATTCATTCTGTGGAAAGTTTGAAGCTTGCAGAGGAAATTGAAAAGCGTGCAGCGTCCAAGGGCATTGTAATGGACATTTTGGTGGAAGTAAACATGGCTGACGAGGAAAGTAAGTTTGGCATTACTCCTGATAATACGTTAGAGTTCGTCAAAATCCTTGCAAAGATGGAGCATTTGCGCGTAAGAGGCCTGATGACGGTGGCACCTTTTGTAGAAAATCAGGAAGATAACAGGGAATATTTCCGTAAGATGAGACAATTACAGGTTGACATCAATGCAAAAAAAATTGATAATATAAAAATGGACGTGCTTTCCATGGGAATGACCGGTGACTATGAAGTTGCCATCGAAGAAGGTGCAACTATTGTTCGGGTAGGCACGGGTATTTTTGGTGCAAGAGATTACTCCAATAAAGAAAAATAA
- a CDS encoding aspartate carbamoyltransferase catalytic subunit: MPLIKKDFFGLKDLSADDIRYILGTAETMKYILSQKNKTSPHLRGKSVIILFYEASARAKLSYELAARHLSASVVDMTSSIQNKEFDSLLDMGQLVDQMGADFIILRHPMAGAPQLLATTVDASVINAGDGFNENPGQSLLDLMTIKEQKGGFEGLRVAVIGDLIHSRVSKSNIWALTKLGAEVRVSGPPTLISPEIEKFGVEVYYDAREAMNNADVILTTRMHKDSQNTMVLPSLDEYKRFFRIDEALLRYAKKDAIVMHPGPIRRGIEISAGVINGPQCIINDQIANSVAVRMAIYYILTQMGGAFR; encoded by the coding sequence ATGCCGCTGATAAAAAAGGATTTTTTTGGTCTAAAGGACCTGTCTGCGGATGATATTCGCTATATACTAGGTACGGCAGAAACCATGAAATATATTTTGAGTCAAAAAAATAAAACGTCTCCCCACTTAAGAGGGAAATCGGTGATTATTTTGTTTTATGAGGCCAGTGCAAGAGCCAAGCTTTCCTATGAATTGGCAGCAAGGCATTTAAGTGCCAGTGTGGTAGATATGACCAGCTCTATCCAAAACAAAGAATTTGACAGTCTTTTGGATATGGGACAATTGGTTGACCAAATGGGTGCGGATTTTATTATTCTGCGTCATCCAATGGCAGGGGCTCCCCAGCTTTTGGCAACCACTGTGGATGCTTCTGTTATCAATGCAGGGGACGGCTTCAATGAAAATCCCGGTCAATCCTTGTTGGATTTGATGACCATTAAGGAGCAAAAAGGCGGTTTTGAAGGCCTTAGAGTTGCGGTGATTGGGGATTTAATCCATAGTCGTGTATCCAAAAGTAATATTTGGGCACTGACAAAGCTGGGGGCTGAGGTTCGTGTTTCAGGGCCTCCTACTTTAATTTCTCCTGAGATTGAGAAGTTTGGTGTAGAGGTTTATTATGATGCCCGTGAAGCCATGAATAACGCAGATGTTATTTTAACAACAAGGATGCATAAGGATAGCCAAAATACCATGGTTTTACCCTCTTTGGATGAATATAAAAGATTTTTCCGTATTGATGAGGCATTGCTTCGTTATGCAAAAAAGGATGCTATTGTGATGCATCCGGGGCCCATTCGCAGGGGAATTGAAATTTCTGCCGGTGTTATTAATGGCCCTCAATGTATCATCAACGATCAAATTGCAAACAGTGTTGCCGTTCGAATGGCAATTTATTATATCCTAACACAGATGGGGGGCGCTTTTCGTTGA
- a CDS encoding dihydrolipoamide acetyltransferase family protein: protein MAQEVLLPKLGLTMTEGTIDEWKFKEGEFVKKGDILYSVSTDKLTNDVEADAEGVLLKILVPAGETTACKAVVAYLGEAGETIAETSAQTEKTEEKPQEQTGKGTTQSSAAPIREGVLASPAAKKLAKEKNIEIGLIVGTGPNGRITLQDVEAYLANPQPENTAEKTKTSPMAAKLAEELGVNIQSISADGRVMKKDVLAAANVEAAVAPVSNNDQQPVKVNALRRSIAANMTLSWQTSPRVTYTHPVDTTAMKEMRDKLKVACKDDNVKLTFNHIIIKMTAKVLMEFPDVNASFADNMLTRHTHANVGLAVAKGDGLIVPNVKGVDTKSLIEVAKETEALIEAARSGKIAMEDMTGGTFTISNLGPYGITNFSPIINQPELAILGVCDMVETPVVRNGQIEIRPMMNLCLTADHRVVDGVMAAKFLKRLCDLLENPYLLFT from the coding sequence ATGGCACAGGAAGTTTTATTACCCAAATTGGGACTGACCATGACAGAAGGAACCATCGATGAATGGAAATTCAAAGAGGGTGAGTTTGTAAAAAAAGGAGACATTTTATATAGTGTTTCTACAGATAAATTAACCAATGATGTGGAAGCAGACGCAGAAGGTGTGCTTTTGAAGATTTTAGTACCTGCTGGGGAAACCACGGCGTGTAAAGCTGTGGTAGCCTATCTTGGCGAAGCGGGAGAAACCATTGCAGAGACGTCTGCTCAGACAGAAAAAACAGAAGAAAAACCCCAAGAACAAACGGGGAAAGGAACAACACAATCCTCTGCCGCACCGATTCGAGAGGGAGTTTTGGCTTCTCCTGCGGCAAAAAAATTAGCAAAAGAAAAAAATATTGAAATTGGTTTGATAGTGGGAACAGGCCCCAATGGTCGTATTACCCTGCAGGATGTGGAAGCTTATCTTGCTAATCCACAGCCGGAAAATACTGCAGAAAAAACAAAAACCAGTCCTATGGCGGCCAAACTGGCTGAGGAATTGGGTGTGAATATTCAATCAATTTCTGCTGACGGCAGAGTGATGAAAAAAGACGTTTTGGCGGCGGCAAATGTAGAAGCAGCAGTGGCTCCGGTGAGCAATAATGACCAGCAACCGGTGAAAGTAAATGCTTTGCGTCGAAGCATTGCCGCAAATATGACATTGTCTTGGCAAACCTCTCCCCGTGTGACTTATACCCACCCTGTGGATACAACAGCAATGAAAGAAATGCGGGATAAATTAAAAGTTGCCTGCAAAGATGACAATGTGAAGCTAACCTTTAACCATATTATTATCAAAATGACAGCAAAGGTGCTAATGGAATTCCCAGATGTAAATGCAAGCTTTGCAGATAATATGCTCACAAGACATACCCATGCCAATGTGGGCTTGGCGGTGGCAAAAGGCGATGGACTGATTGTACCCAATGTGAAAGGGGTAGACACAAAATCTTTAATTGAAGTTGCCAAGGAAACAGAGGCTTTGATTGAAGCTGCCCGTAGTGGAAAAATTGCTATGGAAGATATGACAGGGGGCACCTTTACTATTTCTAATTTAGGCCCTTATGGCATAACCAATTTTTCACCCATCATCAATCAGCCTGAGCTAGCAATTTTGGGTGTTTGCGATATGGTGGAAACACCTGTGGTACGAAACGGACAAATTGAAATCCGCCCAATGATGAACCTATGCTTAACGGCAGATCATCGGGTGGTAGACGGGGTTATGGCGGCGAAATTCTTAAAACGTCTTTGCGACCTTTTGGAAAACCCATATCTTTTGTTTACATAA
- the lspA gene encoding signal peptidase II: MWLIPAFAAIILIGLDQATKYLALTNLKPIGSMVFMKGFLDFTFVENRGVAFGMFSGQRWFILLLTAVITVALLYYYNKLPRTKEYQLVRMVMILIFSGAIGNMIDRVFRGYVVDFFEFSFFKFPVFNVADIYVVVGVCILAFLILFVIKEPEEKKKDE; the protein is encoded by the coding sequence ATGTGGTTGATACCTGCATTTGCAGCGATAATTTTAATCGGATTGGATCAGGCAACAAAATATTTGGCGTTGACAAACCTTAAGCCCATAGGCTCCATGGTTTTTATGAAAGGTTTTTTAGATTTCACTTTTGTAGAAAATAGAGGTGTTGCCTTTGGAATGTTTTCGGGACAGCGTTGGTTTATTCTGCTTTTGACAGCGGTGATTACGGTGGCTTTATTGTATTATTATAATAAATTACCTAGAACAAAAGAATATCAGCTGGTTCGTATGGTGATGATTCTTATTTTCTCGGGAGCAATTGGGAACATGATTGATAGAGTATTTCGTGGTTATGTAGTAGATTTTTTTGAGTTTTCTTTTTTCAAATTCCCTGTGTTTAATGTAGCAGATATTTATGTTGTTGTTGGAGTATGTATATTGGCTTTTTTGATTTTGTTTGTGATAAAAGAGCCGGAAGAAAAAAAGAAGGATGAATAA
- a CDS encoding cell division protein SepF, whose protein sequence is MARLLDKMKDLMFGEYDDDEYYEEEEYDVPVREAVSSGYGLREVPREMDYSAQAARKPMPKGSPQVYSINTNVQMQVVIIKPSCYEDAQEICDQIKTKRPVVVNLEKVEYPIAQRIMDFLSGTCYSLEGSIQRVANNIFIIAPANVDISGDFKEELKTKGVILPWVNSAR, encoded by the coding sequence GTGGCTAGATTATTAGATAAAATGAAGGATTTAATGTTTGGTGAATATGATGATGATGAGTATTATGAAGAAGAGGAATATGATGTTCCTGTGAGAGAAGCGGTTTCCAGTGGTTATGGCTTACGTGAGGTTCCCAGAGAAATGGATTATTCTGCTCAGGCAGCTCGCAAACCAATGCCAAAGGGAAGTCCTCAGGTTTATAGCATTAACACAAACGTGCAGATGCAGGTTGTAATCATTAAGCCCAGCTGTTATGAGGATGCCCAGGAAATTTGCGATCAGATTAAAACAAAAAGACCTGTTGTTGTAAACCTTGAAAAGGTTGAGTATCCCATTGCCCAGCGTATTATGGACTTTTTGAGCGGTACTTGCTATTCCTTAGAAGGATCCATTCAAAGAGTTGCAAATAATATATTCATTATTGCTCCGGCAAATGTGGATATCTCGGGGGATTTCAAAGAAGAGCTGAAGACAAAGGGCGTAATTCTTCCGTGGGTGAATAGTGCTAGATAA
- the lpdA gene encoding dihydrolipoyl dehydrogenase: MAIEILMPKLGLTMTEGTIEEWKKKEGEAVKAGDVLFSVATDKLSSDVECDKEGVLLKIVCPAGETAPCKSVVAYIGQAGESIGENVAAEKEEAPLKKESLSSEPSQKSDKKSIIIVGGGPGGYVAAIRAAQLGAEVTVVEKEYLGGTCLNIGCIPTKSLLHSAELYEQIKHQGKELGINATGLSVDFTQVIAHKDAISKQLTSGVAGLFKLNKIKKIDGEASFIAPKTLLVKKADGKEEQLKGDAIILATGSINFAPPIPGLKENPNCIDSTGALSLEALPKSMVVIGGGVIGLELACAYAAFGTKITVIEAVAHMLPMMDREITEVSVGHMKNMGIDFHLECPVQAIEPSPFGAKVICKNKEGNTLAFEAEKVLVAIGRRPNTASLELEVGGVHHDNGRIFVNTKMETNVPGVYAIGDCVKGYAQLAHTASAMGEVAAENICGHTAYYEEGTSPTCVYMMPEAAGVGLTEEACKEKGMEYKVGKFPMSANGKALILNGGEGLVKIITDVKHEEILGMHIVGPRATDLIAEGALAIRLEATAEELISTIHSHPTVTETMREAALNVEKRAIHMKN; encoded by the coding sequence ATGGCAATTGAAATTTTAATGCCCAAATTGGGGCTGACCATGACGGAAGGTACCATTGAGGAGTGGAAGAAAAAAGAGGGGGAAGCGGTGAAGGCGGGAGATGTGCTTTTCTCCGTAGCCACCGATAAATTAAGCAGTGATGTGGAATGTGATAAAGAAGGTGTATTACTGAAAATTGTATGCCCTGCTGGTGAAACAGCACCTTGCAAAAGCGTTGTTGCATACATTGGTCAGGCGGGAGAAAGCATTGGGGAAAATGTTGCAGCTGAAAAGGAAGAAGCACCATTAAAAAAAGAATCTTTATCCTCTGAACCATCCCAGAAATCTGATAAAAAATCCATCATTATTGTTGGTGGCGGCCCCGGGGGTTATGTTGCGGCAATCAGAGCGGCACAGTTAGGCGCAGAGGTAACGGTAGTTGAAAAAGAATATTTGGGTGGTACTTGCTTAAATATTGGGTGTATTCCCACAAAAAGCTTGCTTCATAGTGCAGAGCTATATGAACAAATCAAGCATCAAGGCAAAGAGTTGGGCATCAATGCAACAGGACTTAGTGTGGATTTTACTCAGGTTATAGCACATAAAGATGCAATTTCCAAGCAATTAACCTCAGGTGTTGCGGGTTTATTTAAGCTTAATAAAATAAAGAAAATTGATGGGGAAGCCAGCTTTATTGCACCAAAAACGTTGTTGGTAAAAAAAGCGGATGGGAAAGAGGAGCAATTAAAGGGAGATGCCATTATTTTGGCCACAGGCTCTATCAATTTTGCCCCTCCTATACCTGGTCTAAAGGAAAATCCCAATTGCATTGATTCCACAGGTGCCCTTAGTTTGGAGGCGTTGCCGAAATCTATGGTAGTGATTGGCGGCGGCGTAATTGGTTTGGAATTGGCTTGTGCATATGCCGCATTTGGTACGAAAATTACGGTGATTGAAGCCGTTGCCCATATGCTGCCTATGATGGATCGAGAAATTACAGAGGTAAGTGTCGGACATATGAAAAACATGGGGATTGATTTCCATTTGGAATGCCCTGTGCAGGCTATAGAGCCATCACCTTTTGGTGCAAAGGTTATTTGCAAAAATAAAGAGGGCAATACTTTGGCTTTTGAAGCTGAAAAGGTATTGGTGGCAATTGGTCGACGTCCCAATACAGCCAGCTTGGAATTAGAGGTAGGTGGCGTTCATCATGACAACGGACGCATTTTTGTAAATACAAAAATGGAAACAAATGTACCAGGCGTATATGCCATTGGGGACTGCGTAAAGGGCTATGCCCAGCTTGCCCATACTGCATCCGCCATGGGAGAAGTTGCAGCGGAAAATATTTGTGGGCACACCGCTTATTATGAGGAAGGCACAAGTCCTACTTGTGTATATATGATGCCCGAAGCCGCAGGTGTTGGCTTGACAGAGGAGGCATGCAAGGAAAAGGGAATGGAATATAAGGTTGGAAAATTCCCTATGTCTGCCAATGGAAAAGCGCTCATTTTAAACGGTGGAGAAGGCCTTGTAAAAATTATCACCGATGTGAAGCATGAAGAAATTTTGGGTATGCATATTGTTGGGCCAAGGGCGACAGATTTAATTGCAGAGGGTGCTTTGGCCATTCGTTTAGAAGCAACGGCAGAAGAATTGATTTCTACCATTCACTCTCACCCCACAGTGACGGAAACCATGAGAGAAGCCGCTTTGAACGTAGAAAAACGGGCGATTCACATGAAGAACTAA